One genomic region from Balneola sp. encodes:
- a CDS encoding esterase has protein sequence MNLIKTSTFLSLIFFALSSLLISTSALAQDGTIYPLETPDEPNAILLKTGGVENQPAPESWFRQWGDPMARNISTATLTPFLPDPDKANGTAVIVAPGGGFMWLSMGNEGWEVAEALAEQGIAAFVLKYRLRPTVESLDEFASWMNGPRPAPSEASEETENTEEELPSRPQWDLSNQLEDAEAAYAMIVDRADEWGVDTDRIGMIGFSAGAGLTMHSTLNSKSMKLAFIGPIYGGMGPVEVPKNAPPMFNVIATDDFLYNGQNGVIESWYNAGVPVEFHLYQNGGHGFGLGNPDRTSNRWFDAFIYWLDVNDFLAYNSGN, from the coding sequence ATGAATCTGATCAAAACATCCACCTTTTTATCTTTGATATTTTTTGCACTCTCTTCACTATTAATCTCAACATCAGCCTTAGCTCAGGACGGGACCATCTACCCGCTTGAAACACCTGATGAACCGAATGCCATTCTCCTTAAAACTGGCGGTGTAGAGAACCAACCCGCACCAGAAAGTTGGTTCCGACAGTGGGGAGATCCTATGGCACGAAATATTTCAACAGCAACGCTTACCCCCTTTCTTCCCGATCCTGATAAAGCAAATGGTACAGCTGTAATTGTTGCTCCAGGTGGTGGTTTCATGTGGTTATCGATGGGGAATGAAGGTTGGGAAGTTGCCGAGGCCCTTGCAGAACAGGGAATTGCGGCCTTTGTGCTTAAATATCGACTCCGCCCCACTGTAGAATCTCTTGATGAATTTGCTTCCTGGATGAATGGTCCACGCCCTGCTCCTTCAGAAGCTTCTGAAGAAACTGAAAATACTGAAGAGGAACTGCCCAGCCGCCCACAATGGGATTTATCTAATCAATTAGAAGATGCTGAAGCAGCCTATGCCATGATTGTGGATCGCGCCGATGAATGGGGTGTAGATACTGACCGAATTGGTATGATTGGCTTTTCGGCGGGAGCTGGCCTAACGATGCATTCAACGCTTAATTCCAAGTCCATGAAACTTGCTTTTATTGGTCCGATTTATGGTGGCATGGGTCCGGTTGAAGTGCCAAAAAATGCGCCACCCATGTTCAACGTAATTGCTACCGACGACTTTCTTTATAACGGGCAAAACGGCGTGATTGAATCCTGGTATAATGCGGGCGTACCGGTTGAATTTCATCTTTATCAGAATGGTGGTCACGGTTTTGGTCTCGGTAATCCAGATCGCACAAGCAATCGTTGGTTTGATGCTTTTATCTACTGGCTGGATGTGAATGATTTTCTCGCTTATAATTCGGGAAATTAA